A single region of the Biomaibacter acetigenes genome encodes:
- the asrB gene encoding anaerobic sulfite reductase subunit AsrB — MSENIMLPNPHKIINIINETENEYTFRVETNAKVKHGQFFQVSIPKIGEAPISVSSMGDNWVELTIRKVGKLTNEIFNLKPGDKIFMRGPYGNSFPKDDFKGKDLVVIAGGTGVSPVRSLLKYFYENPDEIRSLHFIAGFKDEKSILFKEDLKNFKTRFNTIYTLDKDKIEGFEVGLVTEHIKKIPFNTFENYNVVIVGPPVMMHFAALECLKNGVPEEKIWVSFERKMSCGVGKCGHCKINETYVCLEGPVFNYTKAKKLLD; from the coding sequence ATGAGCGAGAATATAATGCTTCCAAATCCACATAAAATAATAAACATCATCAACGAGACAGAAAATGAGTATACCTTTAGGGTGGAAACTAACGCAAAGGTCAAGCATGGACAGTTCTTTCAGGTGTCCATACCTAAAATCGGAGAAGCCCCTATATCGGTAAGTTCTATGGGTGATAATTGGGTGGAACTTACCATAAGGAAAGTAGGAAAGCTTACCAACGAAATATTCAACTTAAAACCCGGAGATAAGATATTTATGCGTGGACCTTACGGTAATTCATTCCCCAAAGATGACTTTAAGGGCAAGGATTTAGTCGTCATCGCCGGCGGCACTGGTGTTTCTCCTGTCAGAAGCCTTTTAAAGTATTTTTATGAAAATCCAGATGAAATAAGATCGCTACATTTTATTGCGGGATTTAAGGACGAAAAAAGCATCCTGTTTAAAGAGGATCTAAAAAATTTTAAAACTAGGTTTAACACAATTTATACCCTTGATAAAGATAAGATAGAAGGCTTTGAGGTCGGCCTTGTTACGGAACACATTAAGAAAATACCATTCAATACATTTGAGAATTATAATGTGGTAATCGTAGGACCTCCTGTTATGATGCACTTTGCCGCTTTAGAATGTTTAAAAAACGGAGTACCTGAAGAGAAAATCTGGGTATCCTTTGAAAGGAAGATGTCTTGTGGCGTCGGCAAATGCGGTCATTGCAAGATAAATGAAACATATGTTTGCCTAGAAGGACCTGTTTTTAATTACACTAAGGCAAAAAAATTGCTGGATTAA
- the asrA gene encoding anaerobic sulfite reductase subunit AsrA, which translates to MSYYVSVKRMNEILKELQKHYKVYAPMRFEKRGRYSDTDLIRYAEINSIEDVVYDEKSDFSPKEVIYPITQALFYFTEYEYMESKVDDKKILIFARPCDINGFRRLDTIFLKNGGTEDIYYKRLREKIKFILMECGEGWDTCFCVSMGSNKTDDYSLAVRFENDNILVEVKDDEFTNLFVDEKEIEFTPEFVTSNPTKVNIPEIDSQELLEKIYDLDMWKSYNSRCISCGACNAVCITCSCFNTLDVIYTENGKVGERRRVQASCMHEDFTTMAGGLGFRKTAGERMRFRTLHKIYDYKARFKDEHMCVGCGRCDERCPELISFSTTINRLYDEVEKLKKGEATQTIEQTASTEEVK; encoded by the coding sequence ATGAGTTATTATGTAAGCGTTAAAAGGATGAATGAAATCTTAAAAGAATTGCAGAAGCACTATAAGGTATATGCTCCTATGCGTTTTGAAAAACGGGGCCGTTATTCAGACACTGATTTGATTCGATATGCAGAAATCAACTCAATTGAGGATGTAGTTTACGATGAAAAGTCAGATTTTTCACCAAAAGAAGTGATATATCCAATTACCCAGGCGCTATTCTACTTTACTGAGTATGAATATATGGAAAGCAAGGTAGATGACAAGAAGATTCTGATATTTGCCCGCCCTTGTGATATAAATGGTTTTAGACGACTTGATACAATTTTTCTCAAAAACGGAGGAACAGAAGATATCTACTACAAGCGTCTACGGGAAAAGATAAAGTTTATTTTAATGGAATGCGGAGAAGGTTGGGATACCTGTTTCTGCGTTTCAATGGGTTCCAATAAGACCGATGACTACAGCTTAGCGGTTAGATTCGAAAATGATAACATATTGGTCGAAGTAAAGGATGACGAATTTACCAATTTATTTGTCGATGAAAAAGAAATAGAATTTACACCTGAATTCGTTACCTCTAACCCGACAAAAGTTAACATCCCTGAAATTGATAGCCAGGAACTGTTAGAAAAAATTTACGACCTCGATATGTGGAAAAGTTATAATTCAAGATGTATAAGCTGTGGAGCCTGTAACGCCGTATGCATAACCTGCAGTTGCTTTAACACATTAGATGTAATATACACCGAAAATGGAAAAGTTGGTGAGAGAAGAAGGGTTCAAGCCAGTTGCATGCACGAAGATTTCACGACAATGGCTGGCGGTTTGGGCTTTAGAAAAACTGCCGGGGAGCGGATGAGGTTTAGAACCCTACACAAAATCTACGACTACAAAGCCCGTTTCAAAGATGAGCATATGTGTGTCGGATGTGGACGTTGCGATGAAAGATGCCCTGAATTAATATCTTTTTCTACTACTATTAACCGTCTATATGATGAAGTGGAAAAACTTAAAAAAGGAGAAGCAACCCAGACAATAGAACAAACAGCATCAACCGAGGAGGTAAAGTAA
- the hemB gene encoding porphobilinogen synthase, with protein sequence MEFIKRPRRLRLNSAIRDMVRETRLDVKDLIYPLFVVHGEKVKQEINSMPGVYRFSIDTLVEEVKEIYSLGIPAILLFGVPSVKDEVGSEAYADDGIVQRAIKAVKDAVPSMFVITDVCMCGYTSHGHCGIVERGYVVNDKTVELISKTALSHARAGADMVAPSDMMDGRVGAIRKLLDEKGYSNVSIMAYSAKYASAFFGPFREAAESAPKFGDRKTYQMDPANSDEAMREIKLDIEEGSDIVMVKPALSYLDIIRRAKESFNIPVAAYNVSGEYAMLKAAAKMGWLDEKAVAMEILTSIKRAGADLIITYFAKDVATWLTTR encoded by the coding sequence ATGGAGTTTATCAAAAGGCCAAGGAGACTTAGATTAAATAGTGCCATAAGAGATATGGTACGAGAGACGAGGCTCGATGTAAAGGACCTCATATATCCTCTTTTTGTGGTGCATGGGGAAAAGGTTAAGCAGGAAATAAACTCTATGCCCGGGGTGTATCGCTTTTCCATAGATACACTGGTGGAAGAGGTAAAAGAAATTTACAGCCTCGGTATCCCGGCAATTCTCCTCTTCGGCGTGCCATCCGTCAAGGATGAGGTAGGGAGTGAGGCATATGCCGATGACGGCATCGTGCAAAGGGCCATAAAAGCCGTGAAAGATGCCGTGCCTTCAATGTTTGTTATAACTGATGTTTGCATGTGCGGCTATACCAGCCACGGCCATTGCGGAATAGTTGAGAGAGGCTATGTGGTAAATGACAAAACTGTGGAACTGATTTCAAAAACGGCCCTTTCCCATGCAAGAGCAGGAGCCGATATGGTGGCCCCTTCGGACATGATGGACGGGCGCGTAGGTGCCATAAGAAAACTGCTTGATGAAAAAGGTTATTCAAATGTTTCGATAATGGCCTACAGCGCAAAATACGCTTCAGCTTTTTTCGGTCCTTTCCGGGAGGCTGCCGAATCCGCTCCGAAATTCGGGGACAGGAAAACGTATCAGATGGACCCCGCTAACTCCGATGAGGCCATGAGGGAAATTAAGCTCGATATAGAGGAAGGTTCCGACATAGTAATGGTAAAGCCTGCCCTGTCGTATCTGGATATAATAAGGCGGGCAAAGGAAAGTTTTAATATTCCTGTTGCGGCCTACAATGTGAGCGGCGAGTATGCTATGTTGAAGGCCGCGGCGAAGATGGGATGGCTTGATGAAAAGGCTGTCGCTATGGAAATCCTAACATCGATAAAGAGAGCGGGAGCCGATTTGATAATAACCTATTTTGCCAAGGATGTGGCGACATGGCTTACTACCCGGTGA
- a CDS encoding TatD family hydrolase, whose amino-acid sequence MKEIVDSHVHVSLLPFEGWESMALAGVRKIIGCSIFFGAKHAETLFDHFHQMLTLSMSNASKNGIKLYVAVGIHPMGIPDDWPRVIDALPSHLKMSGVIGLGEIGLHEGNKREQEVLHEQLKIAKEYGVPVIIHTPPQNRVEITKKTIEIAATVGMEPGKMIIDHANLDIIDLIEDFGAVPGLTIRQEGLSSQLLLNHLERFQRGVLNSDYSNLKPNDPLSVPKTVQYLELNGAFPKVIARIARYNAEEVFGI is encoded by the coding sequence ATGAAAGAAATTGTAGATTCTCATGTACATGTTTCATTACTTCCCTTCGAAGGGTGGGAGAGTATGGCACTAGCCGGAGTAAGGAAGATTATCGGCTGCTCCATATTTTTTGGGGCAAAACATGCAGAAACACTCTTTGATCATTTCCATCAGATGTTAACTCTTTCTATGAGTAATGCCTCTAAAAATGGTATTAAGCTTTACGTTGCCGTTGGCATTCACCCCATGGGAATACCGGACGACTGGCCCAGGGTGATCGACGCTCTTCCATCCCACCTTAAAATGAGTGGTGTCATTGGTCTTGGTGAGATCGGGCTGCATGAGGGAAACAAGCGGGAGCAGGAGGTTCTCCATGAGCAATTGAAGATTGCCAAGGAATATGGGGTTCCAGTAATCATTCATACTCCGCCACAGAACAGGGTTGAAATTACCAAAAAAACAATTGAGATTGCTGCTACTGTGGGGATGGAACCCGGAAAAATGATTATAGACCATGCAAATTTAGATATTATTGACTTAATCGAAGACTTTGGTGCCGTTCCCGGGCTTACCATTCGCCAGGAGGGGCTCAGTTCTCAACTATTGTTGAATCATCTGGAACGTTTCCAACGAGGCGTACTAAATAGCGATTACAGCAATCTAAAACCCAATGATCCGCTGAGCGTACCCAAGACTGTGCAGTACCTAGAACTGAACGGAGCTTTCCCGAAAGTCATTGCTCGAATTGCGAGATACAATGCCGAGGAAGTTTTTGGTATTTAA
- a CDS encoding precorrin-2 dehydrogenase/sirohydrochlorin ferrochelatase family protein, with the protein MAYYPVMLNIEGKRCLVVGGGSVAHRKVLSLLECGAIVTVIAPEVNESILKLWKEARIRLIRRNYIKSDLAGYFIVVAASDDRDVNKLIAEEAGAGGVLVNVVDDGELSSFIMPSVIRRGDLTVAISTGGKSPLLSKMLRQKLEEILPAECEELLKKLGKARESAKEKGLPSQEKLKIYKDMIEDSELKKFFKNGG; encoded by the coding sequence ATGGCTTACTACCCGGTGATGCTGAATATTGAAGGCAAAAGGTGCCTTGTGGTGGGCGGGGGGTCGGTGGCTCACCGCAAGGTGCTATCCCTGCTGGAGTGTGGAGCAATTGTTACCGTCATAGCTCCGGAGGTCAATGAGAGTATACTGAAGCTCTGGAAGGAAGCCCGCATAAGGTTAATTCGGAGAAACTATATTAAGAGCGACTTGGCAGGTTACTTTATTGTCGTGGCCGCATCGGATGATAGAGATGTAAATAAACTTATAGCCGAAGAAGCCGGCGCAGGAGGGGTACTTGTAAATGTGGTTGACGATGGGGAACTTTCTTCTTTCATAATGCCTTCCGTTATAAGGCGGGGGGACCTTACGGTTGCCATATCTACCGGCGGGAAGAGCCCTCTTTTATCAAAGATGCTAAGACAGAAGCTGGAAGAAATTTTACCCGCTGAATGTGAGGAACTGTTAAAAAAATTGGGGAAAGCGAGAGAAAGTGCAAAGGAAAAGGGTCTTCCATCGCAAGAAAAACTGAAAATATATAAAGATATGATCGAGGATAGTGAATTAAAAAAATTTTTCAAAAATGGGGGATAA
- the cobA gene encoding uroporphyrinogen-III C-methyltransferase, whose amino-acid sequence MKGKVYLIGAGPGDPGLLTLKAVDVIKRANTIVFDRLINYEILKLARPGAELIDVGKMPGHHPIPQEIINGILAEKAVEGRAVARLKGGDPFVFGRGGEEALFLEEKGIPFEVIPGVTSAVSVLAYAGIPITHRDLSSSFHVITGHEAEAKKDNLDWGAISKLNGTLVFLMGVKNMDFITKSLIKYGKSAATPAAVIMNGTTPGQRVVVGSLSDISEKTRKNGIKNPAVIVIGDVINLRQNLNWYETKKLFGKRILITGMNEREEWEAGFTKNDSVTALIDEGAEVIHCPALKIIHVLENIEKLLNEIVNYDILIFTSKNGVESFSRAMREKRFDVRRLNNIRIAAVGSKTKEKLEEMLIYPDIIPQEFTSSALLDVIKEEKIGKNAAVITSDIGGKDLMNGLEQLGLKPRKIIAYKNQPNYEIRERFLEEFKRGIDIAIFTSPSTFYYMKEIAGETMGGISKSIIAAIGPTTKKAIEGEGYRVDVIPREHTMEGVIREILEYKNL is encoded by the coding sequence ATGAAAGGAAAGGTATACCTCATCGGAGCGGGGCCCGGCGACCCGGGCCTCCTGACGTTGAAAGCCGTAGATGTCATAAAAAGAGCTAATACTATAGTCTTTGATAGATTAATAAATTATGAAATATTAAAGCTTGCCCGGCCTGGGGCCGAACTCATCGACGTGGGTAAAATGCCCGGCCATCATCCAATACCCCAGGAGATAATAAACGGAATTTTGGCAGAAAAAGCCGTCGAGGGCAGGGCGGTAGCCCGACTGAAGGGAGGAGACCCCTTCGTGTTCGGCAGGGGAGGAGAGGAAGCATTGTTCTTAGAAGAAAAAGGGATACCCTTTGAGGTAATACCTGGCGTTACCTCTGCGGTTTCCGTCTTAGCCTATGCGGGTATACCTATAACCCACCGGGATCTTTCCTCATCCTTTCACGTAATCACTGGCCATGAAGCCGAGGCCAAGAAGGATAACCTCGACTGGGGAGCTATCTCAAAGTTAAACGGCACCCTGGTATTTTTGATGGGCGTTAAAAATATGGATTTTATTACCAAAAGCCTCATAAAATACGGCAAATCCGCCGCCACTCCGGCTGCCGTCATAATGAATGGCACGACCCCGGGCCAGAGGGTTGTAGTTGGAAGCCTTTCGGATATTTCTGAAAAGACAAGAAAAAACGGCATAAAAAACCCTGCGGTTATAGTTATCGGCGATGTAATAAACTTAAGGCAGAATCTTAACTGGTACGAGACAAAAAAACTTTTCGGGAAAAGGATTCTTATAACCGGAATGAACGAGCGGGAGGAATGGGAAGCAGGTTTTACTAAAAATGATTCTGTAACCGCTCTAATAGATGAAGGAGCAGAGGTCATACATTGTCCCGCCTTAAAAATAATACATGTCCTTGAGAATATAGAAAAACTGCTCAATGAAATTGTAAATTACGATATCCTTATATTCACCAGTAAAAACGGTGTGGAAAGCTTTAGCAGGGCTATGCGGGAAAAAAGATTTGATGTCAGGAGATTAAACAATATCAGGATAGCAGCAGTGGGTTCCAAGACAAAGGAAAAACTGGAAGAAATGCTAATTTACCCGGATATTATACCACAGGAATTTACATCAAGTGCCCTCCTTGATGTAATTAAAGAAGAAAAAATTGGAAAGAACGCTGCCGTAATTACCTCCGACATCGGGGGTAAGGATCTGATGAATGGTTTAGAACAGCTTGGCTTGAAACCACGGAAAATAATCGCTTATAAAAACCAGCCCAATTATGAAATCAGGGAGCGGTTCCTCGAGGAATTTAAAAGAGGCATTGATATTGCTATATTTACGAGTCCATCCACATTTTACTATATGAAAGAGATAGCAGGGGAGACCATGGGGGGAATTAGCAAATCTATCATTGCCGCCATAGGCCCCACCACAAAAAAGGCCATTGAAGGTGAAGGGTACAGGGTAGATGTAATACCCCGGGAGCATACGATGGAAGGTGTCATAAGAGAGATACTGGAATATAAAAATCTTTAA
- the asrC gene encoding sulfite reductase subunit C, producing MSYDIDIKEVRRNCYRQSKVRGEFMLQMRVPGGVIEAKYLSFFQHIAETWGNGEFHFGVRQMVAIPGIKYENIDAVNKYIKSFIEDIEVKLCGVDMDVNDNGYPTIGARNTMACIGNRHCIKANIDTTDLARKIEKFIFPSDYHIKINIAGCPNDCAKAHVSDIGIIGVTKTEYDYERCIGCKKCVEACAHHATRVLSVEKGKIVKDICCCVGCGECVLVCPTGAWTRNPKKFYRVLIGGRTGKQTPRMGKIFLNWVTEDVVLGVFKNWQAFSAYVMNNKPEYLHGGHLIDRAGYNKFKEMILKDVKLNPEAMVAQRVLWTETEYRSNFNVKPVTQD from the coding sequence ATGAGTTACGATATCGATATAAAAGAGGTTCGCAGAAATTGCTACCGCCAGTCAAAAGTGCGGGGTGAGTTCATGCTCCAGATGCGCGTTCCCGGCGGTGTCATAGAGGCCAAATATTTGTCGTTCTTTCAGCATATTGCGGAAACCTGGGGAAATGGAGAATTTCACTTTGGGGTCAGGCAGATGGTAGCAATACCAGGTATTAAGTATGAAAATATAGATGCTGTTAATAAATATATAAAATCATTTATTGAAGATATTGAAGTAAAGTTATGCGGTGTTGATATGGACGTTAATGACAATGGATATCCGACCATAGGCGCTCGTAATACAATGGCTTGCATAGGAAATCGCCATTGCATAAAAGCTAACATTGACACAACCGACCTGGCCAGAAAGATAGAAAAGTTTATATTCCCCAGCGATTATCACATAAAAATAAATATAGCAGGATGCCCTAATGACTGTGCTAAAGCTCACGTTAGTGATATCGGTATAATCGGCGTTACAAAGACGGAATACGATTATGAGCGCTGTATAGGGTGTAAAAAGTGTGTAGAAGCATGTGCCCATCATGCAACGCGTGTTTTATCTGTAGAAAAAGGCAAAATCGTTAAAGACATCTGCTGCTGCGTCGGTTGTGGCGAATGCGTCCTTGTGTGTCCAACCGGTGCTTGGACCAGGAACCCTAAAAAATTCTACAGGGTATTGATCGGCGGCAGAACAGGAAAGCAAACACCTCGTATGGGTAAAATCTTTTTAAACTGGGTTACAGAAGATGTGGTTTTAGGCGTATTTAAAAACTGGCAGGCATTTTCCGCTTATGTCATGAATAACAAACCTGAATACCTCCACGGCGGACACCTTATTGACAGAGCGGGATATAACAAATTTAAAGAAATGATATTAAAAGATGTCAAACTAAACCCAGAAGCTATGGTGGCTCAAAGGGTCTTATGGACAGAAACCGAATACAGATCTAACTTTAATGTAAAACCCGTAACCCAGGATTAA
- a CDS encoding DsrE family protein: protein MNGLKVLFHVNESSRWQIVLVNITNFLNDVGQDNANIEVVINGEAVSIFRNRCLLSGSDGLCYGSTSGSLVEQMKKLSEVGVNFVVCRNAIKGQFIDEDSLPDFVTVVPVGITEIVGKQAEGYAYIKP, encoded by the coding sequence ATGAATGGATTAAAAGTCCTCTTCCATGTCAACGAGTCTAGCAGGTGGCAGATAGTACTCGTGAATATCACTAATTTTTTGAATGATGTTGGGCAAGACAATGCTAACATTGAAGTAGTGATTAATGGTGAGGCAGTTTCTATTTTTAGGAATAGATGCCTGCTGTCCGGGAGTGACGGTTTGTGCTATGGATCAACTAGTGGATCGCTTGTGGAGCAGATGAAGAAATTATCAGAGGTAGGAGTAAACTTTGTAGTGTGTCGGAATGCCATCAAAGGCCAGTTTATCGACGAAGACAGCCTTCCCGATTTTGTGACAGTTGTACCAGTTGGCATAACAGAAATTGTCGGGAAACAGGCAGAAGGGTATGCCTACATCAAGCCTTGA
- a CDS encoding DUF2250 domain-containing protein, with amino-acid sequence MPVNNDQDELLDLTILTYLKKLGPEYAKLLAIRLGLSLEESRKRLQSLEERGLIKRVERRIVKYYHRRRKSVKHRNHTYYELTREGEFFLRQVRKKIDINFDIEYPNR; translated from the coding sequence ATGCCAGTCAACAATGACCAAGATGAACTTCTTGATTTAACAATCCTCACCTACCTCAAAAAGCTTGGGCCGGAATACGCAAAACTTCTGGCGATACGCCTGGGTTTATCCTTGGAAGAAAGCAGAAAGCGACTTCAAAGTTTGGAGGAGAGAGGACTAATCAAGCGAGTGGAAAGAAGAATAGTTAAATATTACCATCGGCGACGAAAAAGTGTTAAGCATCGGAATCACACATATTATGAGCTCACCAGGGAAGGAGAATTTTTTCTAAGGCAGGTTAGGAAGAAAATTGATATTAATTTTGACATCGAATACCCTAACAGGTAA
- the hemL gene encoding glutamate-1-semialdehyde 2,1-aminomutase → MKSEELYMRAKKVMPGGVNSPVRAFRSVGMNPIFIKRGQGSHLWDEDGNDYIDYVLSWGPLILGHAHPDVVSAIKKQSEMGTSFGACTELEVLMAEKIKQALPSIEVIRMVNSGTEATMSAIRLARGYTGRNLIVKFAGCYHGHSDSLLIKTGSGALTFGIPDSAGVTKETAKDTIISKYNDTEMIKAIFDRYDEDIAAVIVEPIAGNMGTVPPREDFLKALRELTLKCGALLIFDEVITGFRVSFSGAQGLLGITPDITTLGKIIGGGLPVGAYGGKEEIMRYVSPDGPVYQAGTLSGNSLAMAAGYTTLKILSENPNIYEELERRAEKLCRGLKESMEHLEIPVTINRVGSMMTMFFNGQGVYDYDSAIKSDTNLYAAYFREMLKQGIYLPPAQFETFFLSYAHSDEDIDRTIEAAYKAAGTFK, encoded by the coding sequence ATGAAGTCGGAAGAACTTTACATGAGAGCAAAAAAAGTTATGCCTGGGGGCGTAAACAGCCCGGTGCGGGCATTCAGGTCGGTTGGAATGAACCCTATTTTTATAAAAAGAGGGCAGGGAAGTCATTTATGGGATGAAGACGGTAATGATTACATAGATTACGTGCTTTCCTGGGGGCCGCTTATTTTGGGGCATGCCCATCCTGATGTGGTATCTGCTATAAAAAAACAGTCGGAAATGGGGACGAGCTTCGGTGCATGTACAGAACTGGAGGTGTTGATGGCGGAAAAGATAAAACAGGCGTTGCCCTCCATAGAAGTTATAAGAATGGTTAATTCCGGTACCGAAGCCACCATGAGCGCCATTAGACTTGCAAGGGGTTATACAGGAAGGAATCTTATAGTGAAATTTGCAGGCTGCTATCACGGCCATTCCGATAGTCTCTTAATCAAAACGGGTTCGGGAGCACTGACTTTCGGGATTCCCGATTCGGCCGGGGTTACAAAGGAGACGGCAAAAGACACTATTATTTCTAAATACAATGATACGGAAATGATAAAAGCAATCTTCGACAGGTACGATGAGGATATTGCCGCTGTCATAGTAGAACCAATAGCGGGAAATATGGGCACCGTACCGCCAAGAGAAGATTTTTTAAAAGCCCTGCGGGAACTGACATTAAAATGCGGTGCACTACTGATATTCGATGAAGTCATTACGGGCTTTAGGGTTTCCTTTTCCGGTGCTCAGGGGTTATTGGGAATAACCCCCGACATTACCACACTGGGAAAGATCATAGGCGGAGGACTACCGGTTGGTGCCTACGGTGGAAAAGAGGAAATCATGAGGTATGTTTCACCCGATGGCCCCGTCTACCAGGCCGGGACTCTCTCTGGCAATTCGCTGGCTATGGCAGCAGGCTATACCACATTAAAAATCCTGTCGGAAAATCCCAATATATACGAAGAACTTGAAAGAAGGGCGGAAAAGCTCTGCAGGGGATTAAAGGAAAGCATGGAGCATTTGGAAATACCAGTTACCATAAACAGGGTGGGCAGCATGATGACCATGTTCTTTAACGGCCAGGGTGTCTATGACTATGATTCGGCAATAAAATCCGATACAAATTTATACGCCGCATATTTCAGGGAAATGCTGAAACAGGGCATTTATCTACCTCCCGCACAATTTGAGACGTTCTTCCTATCTTATGCCCATTCTGACGAGGATATTGACAGGACGATAGAAGCTGCTTATAAAGCTGCAGGGACCTTTAAATAA